From Granulicella sp. WH15, the proteins below share one genomic window:
- the ilvB gene encoding biosynthetic-type acetolactate synthase large subunit, with the protein MANTNPTLTGSEILWATLAGEGVTTVFGYPGGAILPIYDALRNFPTIHHVLVRHEQGASHMADGYARASGKVGVCLATSGPGATNLVTGIATAMLDSIPMVCITGQVSSKVLGSDAFQEVDITGITLPITKHNYLVTRAEDIAPTIRQAFQVAQQGRPGPVLVDITKDAQQASALFSFEDAAPAVHRPHPMLKAESSAIRQAIQLILSAKKPVILAGHGIVESGAREQVIAFAEGQQIPVASTLLGLGAFPTYHPLSLGMMGMHGESWVNNAIQNADLLLAFGMRFDDRVTGNLAHYAPDAKKIHIDIDPSEVNKNVKVDVALIGDLKEVLDLLLPLLPAPASQPTVASSSWLREINASKGDAAVRDIINLPDNGHLYAAHVIHDIWREAREAGRLEETVIVTDVGQHQMWEAQYFKHDAPRSLITSGGLGTMGFALPAAIGAKAACPEKDVWVIAGDGGFQMTASELSTIQQEGLAINIAIINNGFLGMVRQWQETFYEKNYAASPILSPDFVMLAGAHGIAGEHVSERKNVIPTVTKARTSGKAFLIEFQVEKEDGVYPMIAPGAALHEMVRRPVHDPLLETAEDE; encoded by the coding sequence ATGGCTAACACGAATCCCACCCTCACCGGCTCCGAGATCCTCTGGGCCACCCTCGCCGGCGAGGGCGTCACGACCGTCTTCGGGTATCCGGGCGGCGCCATCCTCCCCATCTACGATGCCCTGCGCAACTTCCCCACCATTCACCATGTGCTGGTGCGGCACGAGCAGGGAGCCTCGCACATGGCCGACGGTTATGCGCGGGCGTCGGGCAAGGTGGGCGTGTGCCTGGCGACGTCAGGACCGGGTGCGACCAACCTCGTCACCGGCATTGCGACCGCTATGCTGGACTCGATCCCGATGGTCTGCATCACCGGGCAAGTGTCTTCGAAGGTGCTGGGATCGGATGCGTTTCAAGAGGTCGATATCACCGGCATCACGCTGCCCATCACCAAGCACAACTACCTTGTGACTCGTGCTGAGGATATTGCACCTACGATTCGGCAGGCGTTTCAGGTGGCCCAGCAGGGTCGTCCGGGTCCGGTGCTGGTCGATATCACCAAGGACGCCCAGCAGGCCTCCGCGCTCTTCTCATTTGAAGACGCCGCGCCCGCTGTGCATCGTCCTCACCCGATGCTGAAGGCTGAATCGAGTGCTATTCGGCAGGCGATTCAGTTGATCTTGTCTGCCAAGAAGCCGGTGATCCTTGCGGGGCACGGCATCGTCGAATCCGGCGCACGGGAGCAGGTGATCGCCTTCGCCGAAGGGCAGCAGATTCCGGTGGCCAGCACCCTGCTTGGGCTTGGTGCCTTCCCGACCTATCACCCGCTCTCGCTGGGCATGATGGGGATGCACGGTGAGTCGTGGGTGAACAATGCTATTCAGAACGCTGACCTGCTGCTGGCATTCGGGATGCGTTTTGATGATCGTGTGACTGGGAACCTCGCTCATTACGCGCCTGACGCGAAGAAGATTCATATTGACATCGACCCCTCCGAGGTCAACAAGAACGTCAAGGTCGATGTGGCGCTGATTGGTGATCTCAAGGAAGTTCTCGACCTGCTGCTGCCGCTGTTGCCTGCGCCTGCGTCGCAGCCCACGGTAGCAAGCTCGAGCTGGCTGCGCGAGATCAATGCCAGCAAGGGCGATGCCGCTGTGCGCGACATCATCAACCTGCCGGACAATGGGCACCTCTATGCCGCGCATGTGATCCACGATATCTGGCGCGAGGCACGCGAGGCCGGGCGGCTCGAGGAGACCGTCATCGTGACCGACGTGGGACAGCACCAGATGTGGGAGGCGCAGTACTTCAAGCACGATGCGCCGCGCTCGCTCATCACGTCCGGCGGGCTGGGGACGATGGGCTTCGCGCTGCCCGCGGCCATTGGGGCCAAGGCCGCTTGCCCGGAGAAGGACGTCTGGGTGATCGCCGGGGACGGCGGATTCCAGATGACCGCCTCGGAGCTTTCGACGATTCAGCAGGAGGGGCTGGCGATCAATATCGCCATCATCAACAACGGCTTCCTCGGCATGGTAAGGCAGTGGCAGGAGACCTTCTACGAGAAGAACTATGCCGCCTCGCCGATCCTCTCGCCCGACTTTGTGATGCTGGCCGGGGCGCATGGGATTGCTGGTGAGCATGTCTCCGAGCGGAAGAATGTAATCCCAACAGTTACAAAAGCCCGCACCAGCGGCAAGGCGTTTCTGATCGAGTTCCAGGTGGAGAAGGAAGATGGGGTTTACCCGATGATCGCGCCGGGCGCGGCTCTGCATGAGATGGTCCGTCGGCCGGTGCATGATCCGCTGCTTGAGACTGCGGAGGATGAGTAG
- the ilvD gene encoding dihydroxy-acid dehydratase, with protein MSNEINPKKYSVPLTEGPNRAAARSYLRGVGFSKEDLHKPIIGVANTWTEIGPCNFHLRDVAAAVKQGIRDAGGTPMEFNTVTISDGITMGTEGMKASLISREVIADSIELVARGNLFDGIVCIAGCDKNMPGTIMAMARLDIPGIMLYGGSIAPGHLKQADGSSKDITILNVFEGMGAHSAGKINDDQLEALEAAACPGPGACGGQFTANTMAMAGEFLGISPFNLTGVPAMSAEKAEASREAGRMILELCKHDVRPSKILTRKALENAIAAVCASGGSTNAVLHLIAIARELGIPLDMDDFDRISEHTPFICDLSPGGRYAATDYQNAGGSRVLAKRLIEKGLIDGSLPTVSGRTLAEEAALAVETPGQPVIHEWANPLKPTGGLVIMKGNLSPEGSVIKVAGHERIFHQGVARVFDSEDLCHAAVEAGKINPNDVLVIRYEGPKGGPGMREMLAVTAAIKGIPELSETVALLTDGRFSGATRGLMCGHVAPEAFLGGPIAAVQEGDLITFDIPNRELRLEVAPEEIARRMSTWKAPEPRYKRGVFAKYAGSVSSASEGAITT; from the coding sequence GTGAGCAACGAAATCAATCCGAAGAAGTACTCCGTTCCCCTGACCGAAGGCCCCAACCGCGCCGCTGCACGCTCGTATCTGCGTGGCGTTGGTTTCAGCAAAGAAGATCTGCACAAGCCCATCATCGGCGTGGCCAATACCTGGACGGAGATTGGCCCTTGTAACTTCCATCTGCGCGACGTGGCTGCTGCCGTGAAGCAGGGTATTCGCGATGCGGGCGGCACTCCGATGGAGTTCAACACCGTTACGATCTCGGACGGCATCACGATGGGTACTGAAGGTATGAAGGCGAGCCTGATCTCGCGTGAGGTCATCGCCGACTCGATTGAACTCGTCGCTCGTGGCAACCTCTTCGACGGCATCGTCTGCATCGCGGGCTGCGATAAGAACATGCCCGGCACCATCATGGCTATGGCGCGGCTCGATATCCCCGGCATCATGCTCTATGGCGGCTCCATTGCGCCTGGGCATCTGAAGCAAGCCGATGGCAGCAGCAAGGACATCACCATTTTGAATGTCTTTGAGGGCATGGGCGCGCACTCGGCGGGCAAGATCAACGACGATCAGCTTGAGGCGCTCGAGGCTGCGGCCTGTCCTGGGCCTGGGGCCTGTGGTGGCCAGTTCACTGCGAACACGATGGCCATGGCTGGGGAGTTTCTTGGCATCTCGCCCTTCAACCTGACGGGCGTACCTGCTATGTCGGCCGAGAAGGCCGAAGCCAGCCGCGAGGCGGGGCGGATGATTCTTGAGCTGTGCAAGCATGACGTGCGGCCGTCGAAGATCCTGACTCGCAAGGCGCTCGAGAATGCTATCGCTGCTGTCTGCGCGAGCGGCGGCTCGACCAACGCGGTGCTGCACCTGATCGCGATTGCGCGTGAGCTGGGTATCCCGCTCGATATGGATGACTTCGATCGCATCAGCGAGCACACGCCGTTTATCTGCGACCTCTCGCCGGGCGGCAGGTATGCGGCCACGGATTATCAGAACGCGGGTGGCTCGCGCGTGCTGGCCAAGCGCCTGATCGAGAAGGGGCTGATCGACGGCTCGCTGCCGACGGTCTCGGGCCGAACGCTGGCCGAAGAGGCCGCGCTGGCGGTGGAGACGCCGGGCCAGCCTGTGATTCACGAGTGGGCTAATCCGCTGAAGCCTACGGGCGGACTCGTCATCATGAAGGGCAATCTTTCGCCCGAGGGTTCGGTCATCAAGGTGGCGGGGCACGAGCGCATCTTCCACCAGGGCGTTGCGCGTGTCTTCGACTCCGAGGACCTGTGCCATGCCGCGGTTGAGGCTGGGAAGATCAATCCGAATGACGTGCTCGTCATCCGCTACGAAGGCCCCAAGGGTGGGCCGGGTATGCGGGAGATGCTCGCCGTCACTGCTGCCATCAAGGGCATTCCTGAACTCTCCGAGACCGTGGCGCTGCTGACTGATGGCCGCTTCTCTGGTGCTACGCGTGGGCTGATGTGCGGACACGTCGCGCCTGAGGCTTTCCTCGGCGGTCCCATTGCGGCGGTGCAGGAGGGTGATCTCATCACCTTCGATATTCCTAATCGCGAGCTGCGGCTTGAGGTTGCGCCGGAGGAGATCGCTCGGCGCATGAGTACCTGGAAGGCTCCTGAGCCACGTTATAAGCGCGGTGTGTTTGCCAAGTACGCAGGCTCTGTGAGCAGCGCCAGCGAAGGGGCCATCACTACATAA
- the leuD gene encoding 3-isopropylmalate dehydratase small subunit, translating to MQPINVLTSIAAPLDISNIDTDQIIPKQFLKRIERTGYGEFLFYDWRRIQEGPQAGEPNPEFALNKPEYKGAKILITGKNFGCGSSREHAAWSLTDFGFLAVVAPSFADIFFSNAGKNGMILVRLSEDDVNLLTHRSTKNPNHTITINLEAQTITDDEGFSASFEIDPFRKYCLLNGLDDIGLTLRHESELDSYESKHDAEFWLKPRAA from the coding sequence ATGCAGCCCATTAATGTTCTTACCAGCATCGCTGCTCCGCTCGATATCTCGAACATCGACACGGACCAGATCATCCCCAAGCAGTTCCTCAAGCGCATCGAGCGCACGGGCTACGGCGAGTTTCTTTTCTATGACTGGCGGCGGATCCAGGAAGGCCCGCAGGCCGGTGAGCCGAACCCCGAGTTCGCGCTGAACAAGCCGGAGTACAAGGGCGCGAAGATCCTTATCACCGGGAAGAACTTCGGCTGCGGCAGCTCGCGTGAACACGCGGCATGGTCGCTGACCGACTTTGGATTTCTTGCCGTTGTTGCGCCGAGCTTCGCCGATATCTTCTTTTCGAACGCGGGTAAGAACGGCATGATTCTTGTGCGCCTGTCGGAAGACGATGTGAACCTGCTGACTCATCGCAGCACGAAGAATCCGAACCACACCATCACCATCAACCTGGAGGCCCAGACCATCACCGACGATGAGGGCTTCTCCGCCAGCTTCGAGATCGACCCGTTCCGCAAGTATTGCCTGCTGAATGGCCTCGATGATATCGGTCTTACGCTTCGTCATGAGTCGGAGCTTGATAGCTATGAGTCGAAGCATGATGCCGAGTTCTGGCTGAAACCGCGCGCGGCCTAA
- the leuC gene encoding 3-isopropylmalate dehydratase large subunit, whose translation MTEAAKTPRTLFEKVWQQHLVAAPAGEPSILYIDLHLVHEVTSPQAFDGLRMAGRKLRRPDRTVATVDHNVPTSSVQDRLHIVDQIASNQIEALRRNCAEFGVELYDVQAPEQGIVHIIGPELGLTKPGMTIVCGDSHTSTHGAFGALAFGIGTSEVEHVMATQTLPQDKPKTFRINVEGELPIGVTAKDIVLHIIGEIGTAGATGYVVEYAGSAIRALSMEGRMTICNMSIEAGARAGMIAPDATTFAYLMGRRFSPQGEAWDNAVAHWAELVTDSGAIFDRELTIDAATLTPTVSWGTSPGMVAGIDATVPTLEADASEADRNNFNRALEYMGLEAGTPIQKITIDRVFIGSCTNARIEDLRAAAGVIRGYHVATTVSAMVVPGSQAVKAQAEEEGLDKIFTEAGFDWREPGCSMCLGMNPDILSPGERCASTSNRNFEGRQGRGSRTHLVSPVMAAAAAITGHFTDVRQWKFNN comes from the coding sequence ATGACTGAAGCAGCAAAGACACCGCGCACCCTCTTTGAAAAAGTATGGCAGCAACACCTGGTCGCCGCGCCCGCAGGCGAGCCGTCGATCCTGTACATCGACCTGCACCTGGTCCACGAGGTCACCAGCCCGCAGGCGTTTGATGGGCTGCGCATGGCGGGCCGTAAGCTCCGTCGGCCTGACCGTACTGTGGCTACGGTAGACCACAACGTGCCGACCTCATCTGTTCAGGATCGGTTACATATTGTGGATCAGATCGCGTCGAACCAGATTGAGGCGTTGCGCCGTAACTGTGCTGAGTTCGGGGTTGAGCTGTACGATGTGCAGGCTCCTGAGCAGGGCATCGTTCACATCATCGGACCAGAGCTGGGGCTGACCAAGCCGGGCATGACCATTGTGTGCGGTGACTCGCACACCAGCACCCACGGGGCGTTTGGCGCGCTGGCCTTCGGCATCGGCACCAGCGAAGTGGAGCATGTGATGGCTACGCAGACGCTGCCGCAGGATAAGCCGAAGACCTTCCGCATCAACGTCGAAGGCGAGCTGCCGATTGGCGTCACGGCGAAGGATATTGTGCTGCACATCATCGGCGAGATCGGCACTGCCGGGGCTACCGGCTACGTCGTCGAGTATGCTGGTTCGGCTATTCGCGCGCTCTCGATGGAGGGCCGCATGACCATCTGCAACATGAGCATCGAGGCTGGCGCGCGTGCGGGCATGATCGCGCCTGATGCTACGACCTTTGCTTATCTGATGGGACGCCGCTTCTCGCCGCAGGGAGAGGCTTGGGATAACGCTGTGGCGCACTGGGCTGAACTTGTAACCGATTCAGGAGCAATCTTCGACCGCGAGCTGACCATTGATGCGGCTACGCTGACACCCACTGTCTCGTGGGGCACGTCGCCGGGTATGGTCGCGGGTATTGATGCCACTGTGCCCACGCTTGAGGCCGACGCCAGCGAGGCGGATCGCAACAACTTCAACCGTGCGCTCGAATACATGGGACTTGAAGCCGGGACGCCGATCCAGAAGATCACGATTGACCGCGTCTTTATTGGCTCCTGCACGAATGCCCGCATCGAAGACCTGCGTGCTGCGGCTGGGGTTATTCGTGGCTATCACGTGGCCACTACGGTCAGCGCGATGGTCGTGCCGGGATCGCAAGCAGTGAAGGCGCAGGCAGAAGAAGAGGGTCTCGACAAGATCTTTACCGAGGCTGGGTTCGACTGGCGCGAGCCGGGTTGCAGCATGTGTCTGGGCATGAACCCCGATATTCTCTCGCCCGGTGAGCGGTGCGCTTCGACCAGCAACCGCAACTTTGAAGGCCGCCAGGGACGCGGGTCTCGCACGCATCTCGTCTCGCCGGTGATGGCCGCTGCGGCCGCTATTACGGGTCACTTTACCGACGTTCGCCAGTGGAAGTTCAACAACTAG
- the leuB gene encoding 3-isopropylmalate dehydrogenase has product MKLKIAILAGDGIGPEVTLEATNILKAVADLGGHDFTFTPALIGGVAITESGSPLPQATLDAALDSDAVLLGAVGDNKFGALPPDKRPEAGLLQIRQALGGYANLRPSVAYPALSGNSPLRPEVTEGADILFVRELLGGLYFGAPRWWNRESNEAINTMRYTRDEVARIARIAFELASKRRKKVTSVDKANVLEVSQLWRATVTEIARDYPDVKLEHQLVDSMAMHLMNTPRNFDVVLTENLFGDILSDEAAVITGSLGMLPSATIGGTVNLYEPVHGSAPDIAGQGKANPLGAILTAAMILRHSARLEEDAAAVEAAVQKVLADGHRTADIATGSGSSQPIATTQQMGKLVHNALAEAIDRRHAMHAV; this is encoded by the coding sequence ATGAAGCTGAAGATCGCGATCCTCGCCGGAGACGGCATCGGCCCTGAAGTTACCCTTGAAGCCACCAACATCCTGAAGGCTGTCGCCGACCTGGGTGGGCATGACTTCACCTTCACCCCGGCGCTCATCGGCGGCGTCGCCATCACTGAGTCCGGCTCGCCGCTGCCGCAGGCTACGCTTGATGCCGCGCTCGACTCCGATGCTGTACTGCTGGGCGCGGTGGGTGACAACAAGTTCGGCGCGCTGCCACCGGACAAGCGTCCCGAGGCCGGGCTGTTGCAGATTCGCCAGGCGCTGGGCGGCTATGCCAACCTGCGGCCGTCGGTTGCCTATCCTGCGCTCTCGGGCAACTCGCCGCTGCGGCCTGAGGTTACGGAAGGCGCGGATATTCTCTTCGTCCGCGAGCTGCTGGGTGGACTCTACTTCGGCGCTCCGCGCTGGTGGAATCGCGAGTCGAACGAGGCCATCAACACCATGCGCTACACGCGCGACGAGGTGGCACGCATCGCACGCATCGCCTTTGAGCTGGCGAGCAAGCGCCGTAAGAAGGTCACCTCCGTCGATAAGGCCAATGTGCTTGAGGTCTCGCAGCTATGGCGCGCGACCGTTACCGAGATTGCGCGGGACTACCCCGATGTCAAGCTGGAGCATCAGCTCGTCGACTCGATGGCCATGCACCTGATGAACACGCCGCGTAATTTTGACGTGGTGCTTACAGAGAACCTTTTTGGTGACATTCTCTCGGATGAGGCCGCAGTGATTACCGGATCGCTTGGCATGTTGCCCTCGGCTACCATCGGCGGCACGGTCAATCTTTATGAGCCTGTACACGGCTCGGCCCCCGATATCGCCGGTCAGGGCAAGGCTAATCCGCTGGGAGCGATCCTGACTGCGGCTATGATTCTGCGCCACTCCGCGAGGCTTGAGGAAGATGCCGCCGCTGTTGAGGCTGCGGTGCAGAAGGTACTCGCCGATGGCCACCGCACCGCCGATATCGCCACTGGCTCGGGCTCGTCGCAGCCCATCGCGACGACGCAGCAGATGGGCAAGCTCGTTCACAATGCACTGGCCGAGGCGATCGACCGCCGCCACGCCATGCACGCCGTATAA
- a CDS encoding 2-isopropylmalate synthase, protein MLLLAESDPSMNIDPNQIVFFDTTLRDGEQSPGCTMHHDEKLRMAHKLAELGVDVLEAGFAIASQGDLDSIRAIAKAVRGPRITSLARCKREDIEAAARAVEPAPSNRIHVFLASSDLHLEAKLRITRAQALEQAAESVRLARSFVDNVEFSAEDATRSDFAFMVQLVTVAVQAGATTINLPDTVGYTTPDEYKSLFQRIRAEVPGSENIIWSTHCHNDLGMAVANSLAGVEGGARQIECTINGIGERAGNAALEEIAAALATRRDKFPYTNNIVLSQLYPTSQMLGEIISFGAAPNKAIVGANAFAHESGIHQHGVLANPLTYEIMTPESVGVPANNMVLGKHSGRRMLEQRLTELGHPLTRDELDIVYHRFTELADRKKSIYDQDLIGLLSEKVTTAVTH, encoded by the coding sequence ATGCTTTTGTTAGCCGAGAGTGACCCGTCTATGAACATCGACCCGAACCAGATCGTCTTCTTCGACACCACCCTGCGCGACGGCGAGCAGTCGCCCGGATGCACCATGCACCACGACGAGAAGCTCCGCATGGCGCACAAGCTGGCCGAGCTGGGCGTCGATGTGCTCGAGGCCGGGTTTGCCATCGCCTCGCAGGGTGACCTCGACTCCATCCGCGCCATTGCCAAGGCTGTGCGTGGGCCGCGCATCACCTCGCTGGCCCGGTGCAAGCGTGAGGATATCGAAGCAGCCGCGCGCGCTGTGGAGCCTGCTCCGTCGAACCGCATCCACGTCTTTCTTGCCAGCTCCGACCTGCACCTTGAAGCCAAGCTTCGCATCACGCGGGCGCAGGCGCTTGAGCAGGCGGCGGAGTCCGTTCGGCTGGCTCGCAGCTTTGTCGATAACGTGGAGTTCTCCGCTGAGGACGCTACCCGCTCCGACTTCGCCTTCATGGTGCAGCTCGTGACCGTTGCGGTGCAGGCGGGGGCCACGACGATCAACCTGCCCGACACCGTCGGCTACACCACTCCCGATGAGTACAAGAGCCTCTTTCAGCGCATTCGCGCCGAGGTTCCCGGCAGCGAGAACATCATCTGGTCCACGCACTGCCACAACGACCTGGGTATGGCTGTCGCCAACTCGCTGGCCGGGGTTGAGGGCGGGGCGCGGCAGATCGAGTGCACCATCAACGGTATCGGTGAGCGTGCGGGCAATGCGGCGCTTGAGGAGATCGCCGCCGCGCTGGCTACGCGCCGCGACAAGTTTCCCTACACCAACAACATCGTGCTGTCGCAGCTCTATCCCACCAGCCAGATGCTGGGCGAGATCATCAGCTTCGGTGCAGCGCCCAACAAGGCTATCGTGGGGGCCAACGCCTTCGCGCACGAGTCCGGCATTCACCAGCACGGCGTGCTCGCTAACCCTCTGACCTACGAGATTATGACGCCTGAGTCTGTCGGCGTGCCCGCCAACAACATGGTGCTGGGCAAGCACAGCGGCCGCAGGATGCTCGAGCAGCGACTGACCGAGCTGGGACATCCGCTCACGCGCGATGAGCTTGATATCGTGTACCACCGCTTTACCGAGCTGGCCGATCGTAAGAAGTCCATCTATGACCAGGACCTGATTGGCCTGCTCAGTGAAAAAGTAACTACAGCGGTTACACATTAA